One window of the Corynebacterium glutamicum ATCC 13032 genome contains the following:
- a CDS encoding homoserine dehydrogenase, translating into MTSASAPSFNPGKGPGSAVGIALLGFGTVGTEVMRLMTEYGDELAHRIGGPLEVRGIAVSDISKPREGVAPELLTEDAFALIEREDVDIVVEVIGGIEYPREVVLAALKAGKSVVTANKALVAAHSAELADAAEAANVDLYFEAAVAGAIPVVGPLRRSLAGDQIQSVMGIVNGTTNFILDAMDSTGADYADSLAEATRLGYAEADPTADVEGHDAASKAAILASIAFHTRVTADDVYCEGISNISAADIEAAQQAGHTIKLLAICEKFTNKEGKSAISARVHPTLLPVSHPLASVNKSFNAIFVEAEAAGRLMFYGNGAGGAPTASAVLGDVVGAARNKVHGGRAPGESTYANLPIADFGETTTRYHLDMDVEDRVGVLAELASLFSEQGISLRTIRQEERDDDARLIVVTHSALESDLSRTVELLKAKPVVKAINSVIRLERD; encoded by the coding sequence ATGACCTCAGCATCTGCCCCAAGCTTTAACCCCGGCAAGGGTCCCGGCTCAGCAGTCGGAATTGCCCTTTTAGGATTCGGAACAGTCGGCACTGAGGTGATGCGTCTGATGACCGAGTACGGTGATGAACTTGCGCACCGCATTGGTGGCCCACTGGAGGTTCGTGGCATTGCTGTTTCTGATATCTCAAAGCCACGTGAAGGCGTTGCACCTGAGCTGCTCACTGAGGACGCTTTTGCACTCATCGAGCGCGAGGATGTTGACATCGTCGTTGAGGTTATCGGCGGCATTGAGTACCCACGTGAGGTAGTTCTCGCAGCTCTGAAGGCCGGCAAGTCTGTTGTTACCGCCAATAAGGCTCTTGTTGCAGCTCACTCTGCTGAGCTTGCTGATGCAGCGGAAGCCGCAAACGTTGACCTGTACTTCGAGGCTGCTGTTGCAGGCGCAATTCCAGTGGTTGGCCCACTGCGTCGCTCCCTGGCTGGCGATCAGATCCAGTCTGTGATGGGCATCGTTAACGGCACCACCAACTTCATCTTGGACGCCATGGATTCCACCGGCGCTGACTATGCAGATTCTTTGGCTGAGGCAACTCGTTTGGGTTACGCCGAAGCTGATCCAACTGCAGACGTCGAAGGCCATGACGCCGCATCCAAGGCTGCAATTTTGGCATCCATCGCTTTCCACACCCGTGTTACCGCGGATGATGTGTACTGCGAAGGTATCAGCAACATCAGCGCTGCCGACATTGAGGCAGCACAGCAGGCAGGCCACACCATCAAGTTGTTGGCCATCTGTGAGAAGTTCACCAACAAGGAAGGAAAGTCGGCTATTTCTGCTCGCGTGCACCCGACTCTATTACCTGTGTCCCACCCACTGGCGTCGGTAAACAAGTCCTTTAATGCAATCTTTGTTGAAGCAGAAGCAGCTGGTCGCCTGATGTTCTACGGAAACGGTGCAGGTGGCGCGCCAACCGCGTCTGCTGTGCTTGGCGACGTCGTTGGTGCCGCACGAAACAAGGTGCACGGTGGCCGTGCTCCAGGTGAGTCCACCTACGCTAACCTGCCGATCGCTGATTTCGGTGAGACCACCACTCGTTACCACCTCGACATGGATGTGGAAGATCGCGTGGGGGTTTTGGCTGAATTGGCTAGCCTGTTCTCTGAGCAAGGAATCTCCCTGCGTACAATCCGACAGGAAGAGCGCGATGATGATGCACGTCTGATCGTGGTCACCCACTCTGCGCTGGAATCTGATCTTTCCCGCACCGTTGAACTGCTGAAGGCTAAGCCTGTTGTTAAGGCAATCAACAGTGTGATCCGCCTCGAAAGGGACTAA